A DNA window from Niabella yanshanensis contains the following coding sequences:
- a CDS encoding family 43 glycosylhydrolase, whose product MGNANKADTYCNPINIDYGYTPIPNFSTWGRHRATADPVIVNYKGDYYLFSTNQWGYWWSNNMLNWKFISKKFLRPWNAGVYDELCAPAVGIIGDTMLVFGSTYSRNFTIWMSTNPKANEWKPLVDSFDIGGWDPSFFTDEDQGLYMYNGSSNKFPMYGVELDRKTMVPQGARKEMYLLEPWRFGWQRFGEHMDNTFLDPFIEGSHMTKHKGKYYLQYGAPGTEFSGYADGLLVGTGPLGPFEAQSDPLSIKLGGYVRGAGHGATFKDNYNRFWHVSTTVLSVKNTFERRLGIWPTGFDADGTMWCNTTFGDYPHYIPSGTIKDGYGENGLSPYFTGWMLLNYNKPVQSSSTLGSYGPNNAVDELMKTYWSAKTGDKGEWFQTDLGNISTVHAVQINYADQDVADDRLGKFNDQYHQYKLYYSLDGKKWTLLVDKSANKTDIPHEYIQLNQPVQARFIKLENIHMPTGKFALSGFRVFGNGNGSTPGIVRDFVVLRTEKDKRSAFIKWNPVDNAFAYNIFYGTHPDKLYTSIMVHNNNEYWMKAMDSQKPYYYCIQSVNENGVSERSKVIKVD is encoded by the coding sequence ATGGGAAATGCAAATAAAGCCGATACTTATTGTAATCCTATAAATATTGATTATGGCTATACGCCCATTCCTAATTTCAGTACCTGGGGGCGTCATCGTGCAACGGCTGACCCGGTGATTGTTAATTATAAAGGGGATTATTATCTGTTCAGCACCAATCAGTGGGGCTATTGGTGGAGCAACAATATGTTGAACTGGAAGTTTATATCTAAAAAGTTCCTGCGCCCATGGAACGCAGGTGTATATGATGAGTTGTGTGCGCCTGCTGTAGGCATTATCGGAGATACCATGCTTGTGTTTGGTTCCACCTATTCCCGCAACTTTACGATCTGGATGAGCACCAATCCAAAGGCCAACGAATGGAAGCCGCTGGTTGACTCTTTTGATATCGGCGGATGGGACCCTTCTTTCTTCACGGATGAGGATCAGGGGCTATACATGTACAATGGCAGCAGCAATAAGTTTCCTATGTATGGAGTAGAGTTGGATAGAAAAACGATGGTGCCGCAAGGCGCCCGGAAAGAAATGTATTTATTGGAGCCCTGGCGTTTTGGCTGGCAGCGCTTTGGCGAACATATGGACAATACTTTTTTAGATCCGTTTATAGAAGGCAGCCATATGACCAAACATAAAGGGAAATACTATTTGCAGTATGGCGCGCCCGGTACCGAGTTCAGCGGTTATGCTGACGGCTTATTGGTAGGAACGGGCCCGCTTGGTCCTTTTGAAGCGCAGTCCGATCCTTTAAGTATAAAACTGGGAGGCTATGTACGTGGTGCAGGTCATGGCGCTACTTTCAAAGATAACTATAATCGCTTCTGGCATGTATCCACTACCGTACTTTCGGTAAAAAATACATTTGAACGCCGCCTGGGTATCTGGCCTACAGGTTTTGACGCCGACGGTACGATGTGGTGCAATACCACTTTTGGCGACTATCCACATTATATTCCATCGGGAACCATAAAGGATGGCTATGGAGAAAATGGACTGTCACCTTATTTTACGGGGTGGATGCTGCTTAACTACAACAAGCCGGTACAGTCGTCTTCAACATTAGGAAGCTATGGTCCCAATAACGCCGTAGATGAGTTGATGAAAACTTACTGGAGCGCGAAAACAGGTGATAAGGGTGAATGGTTTCAAACAGATTTGGGCAATATTTCTACAGTACACGCCGTTCAGATCAATTATGCGGACCAGGATGTGGCTGACGACAGGTTAGGCAAGTTTAACGATCAATATCATCAGTATAAGTTGTATTACTCATTGGACGGAAAAAAGTGGACCCTGTTAGTTGATAAGAGTGCTAATAAAACGGACATCCCGCATGAGTATATACAGTTAAACCAACCGGTACAGGCGCGCTTTATTAAACTGGAAAATATACACATGCCAACCGGGAAATTTGCACTAAGCGGTTTCAGGGTGTTTGGTAATGGAAATGGCTCAACGCCCGGTATAGTAAGAGATTTTGTTGTACTGAGAACTGAAAAGGATAAACGCAGCGCCTTTATAAAATGGAACCCGGTAGATAATGCATTTGCTTATAATATTTTTTATGGTACGCATCCTGATAAATTGTATACCAGCATCATGGTACATAATAACAATGAATACTGGATGAAGGCGATGGATTCTCAAAAGCCCTATTATTACTGTATCCAGTCGGTTAATGAAAACGGGGTGAGTGAGAGAAGTAAGGTTATAAAGGTAGACTGA
- the bglX gene encoding beta-glucosidase BglX: MVKNALLSVVFLFVLVSIAGAQGGDAAMNSYISNLMSRMTLDEKIGQLNLPSAGEFTTGTATNSDIGVNVKKGLVGGLFNIKGVEKIKAIQKVAVEESRMKIPMLFGMDVIHGYETTFPVPLGLSCTWDMKAVEQSARIAAMEASADGIGWTFSPMVDVSRDPRWGRVSEGNGEDPYLGSQIARAMVKGYQGDLKSNSNILACVKHYALYGAGEAGRDYNTVDMSRIRMYNEYFPPYKAAVDAGVGSVMASFNEIDGIPATGNKWLLTDVLRKQWGFKGFVVTDYTGINEMVDHGMGDLQAVSALALKAGVDMDMVGEGFLKTLKKSLTDKKVTAAEIDLACRRMLEAKYKLGLFKDPYKYCDETRAKNEIFTDANRKIARQIAAESFVLLKNQDNVLPLKKAGKIALIGPLADAANNMAGTWSVATKQDKSISVLAGLKQVLGNSAEVLYAKGSNLTADAVLEERATMFGKGLNRDQRSEEELAKEALKMAAQADVIVAAMGESAEFSGEASSRSNIDIPETQQKLLKQLLATGKPLVLVLFAGRPLTLSWEEKNVPAILNVWFGGSEAGTAIADVLFGDVNPSGKLTMSFPQNLGQIPIYYAHKNTGRPLAEGKWFQKFRSNYIDVSNDPLYPFGYGLGYSSFTYSDVKLSSASLKGNQTLKASITLTNSGKYDGKEVVQLYIRDVVGSVTRPMKELKGFQKVAVKAGESKTIIFNITPEDLKFYNSNLKYDWEPGEFEIMVGSNSRDVKMQKVNWVK; encoded by the coding sequence ATGGTAAAGAACGCGTTATTGTCAGTTGTTTTTCTTTTTGTTTTGGTAAGCATAGCTGGCGCCCAGGGGGGTGATGCCGCTATGAACAGCTATATCAGCAATCTGATGAGCAGGATGACGCTGGACGAAAAAATTGGTCAGCTGAATTTACCCAGCGCCGGTGAATTCACTACGGGAACGGCTACCAATTCTGATATCGGGGTAAATGTAAAAAAAGGGCTGGTGGGCGGACTCTTCAATATCAAGGGCGTAGAAAAGATCAAAGCCATTCAAAAAGTAGCGGTAGAGGAAAGCCGCATGAAAATCCCTATGCTTTTTGGTATGGATGTGATACACGGTTACGAAACGACTTTCCCCGTTCCATTGGGCTTATCCTGTACCTGGGACATGAAAGCTGTAGAACAATCGGCCCGCATTGCGGCCATGGAGGCCAGCGCCGACGGTATCGGCTGGACCTTTAGTCCTATGGTGGATGTGTCCCGCGATCCGCGCTGGGGACGGGTTTCGGAAGGCAATGGCGAAGACCCCTATTTAGGGTCACAAATTGCCAGGGCGATGGTTAAAGGCTACCAGGGCGATTTAAAGTCAAATAGTAATATACTGGCTTGTGTAAAACACTATGCCTTATATGGTGCAGGGGAAGCTGGTCGGGATTATAATACGGTAGATATGAGCCGCATCCGGATGTACAATGAATATTTCCCCCCTTACAAAGCTGCTGTTGACGCAGGAGTCGGAAGTGTAATGGCTTCATTTAATGAAATAGATGGTATTCCTGCCACAGGTAATAAATGGTTGTTGACCGATGTGTTACGTAAGCAGTGGGGCTTTAAAGGCTTTGTAGTAACGGATTATACAGGTATCAACGAAATGGTGGATCATGGAATGGGTGATCTGCAGGCAGTATCAGCGCTTGCTTTAAAAGCAGGTGTGGATATGGATATGGTGGGCGAAGGATTCTTAAAGACGCTGAAAAAATCTTTAACAGATAAAAAGGTGACAGCGGCAGAAATTGACCTGGCTTGTCGCCGCATGCTGGAAGCAAAGTATAAACTGGGACTGTTTAAAGATCCTTACAAATACTGCGATGAAACTCGTGCTAAAAATGAAATTTTTACAGATGCTAACCGGAAAATAGCCCGGCAGATCGCTGCAGAAAGTTTTGTGTTATTGAAGAACCAGGACAATGTACTGCCTTTAAAAAAAGCAGGAAAGATTGCTTTGATAGGCCCACTGGCCGATGCCGCCAATAATATGGCCGGTACATGGAGCGTAGCTACCAAACAGGATAAGTCTATATCCGTTTTAGCCGGATTAAAACAAGTATTAGGAAATAGTGCCGAAGTGCTTTATGCAAAAGGAAGTAATCTTACCGCAGACGCCGTGTTGGAAGAGCGGGCTACCATGTTTGGCAAGGGCTTAAACCGGGATCAACGCAGCGAGGAGGAGCTGGCTAAAGAAGCGCTGAAGATGGCAGCCCAAGCGGATGTGATTGTTGCGGCCATGGGTGAATCAGCCGAGTTTAGCGGGGAAGCCAGCAGCCGTTCCAATATTGATATCCCTGAAACACAGCAAAAACTCCTGAAACAATTACTGGCCACCGGCAAGCCCTTGGTATTAGTATTATTTGCTGGTCGTCCGTTAACATTGAGCTGGGAAGAGAAAAATGTACCGGCCATCCTGAATGTTTGGTTTGGGGGAAGTGAAGCGGGTACCGCTATTGCTGATGTATTATTCGGCGATGTAAACCCCTCGGGTAAATTAACTATGAGCTTCCCGCAGAACCTGGGACAGATCCCTATCTACTATGCTCATAAAAATACCGGTCGCCCGTTAGCAGAGGGCAAGTGGTTTCAGAAATTCAGAAGTAATTATATTGATGTAAGTAACGATCCCCTGTACCCTTTTGGATATGGCTTAGGCTATAGCTCTTTTACGTACAGTGATGTAAAGTTGAGCAGTGCATCTCTAAAAGGCAATCAAACTTTAAAAGCCAGCATTACGCTGACAAACTCCGGTAAGTATGACGGAAAAGAAGTAGTGCAACTGTATATAAGGGATGTGGTGGGTAGTGTAACCAGGCCCATGAAGGAGCTGAAAGGGTTTCAGAAGGTAGCCGTTAAAGCTGGTGAATCTAAAACTATCATCTTCAATATTACGCCCGAAGATTTAAAATTCTATAACAGCAACCTGAAGTACGATTGGGAGCCGGGTGAATTTGAAATAATGGTGGGTAGCAACTCCAGGGATGTTAAAATGCAAAAAGTCAACTGGGTGAAATAA
- a CDS encoding PhnA domain-containing protein, whose translation MSINTKLTERSGGTCELCSALPAVHEYTLSPKDDASAEHQAALCDSCFEAIKNEDKSEYWRCLEGSIWNTEPVVQALSYRLLYTCRDNDWANDVIQSVELEEPVIQWALSAFEVAEVHKDAFGNTLESGDTVTLTQGLNVKGTSFTAAKGTVVKRIRLVPDNVEQIEGKINDQTIVILTKYVKKG comes from the coding sequence ATGTCAATCAACACAAAACTAACAGAGCGAAGTGGCGGAACCTGCGAACTTTGCTCAGCCTTACCCGCAGTACATGAGTATACACTAAGTCCTAAGGATGATGCTTCAGCTGAACACCAGGCAGCCCTTTGCGACAGCTGCTTCGAGGCTATTAAAAATGAAGATAAAAGCGAGTACTGGAGATGCCTGGAAGGAAGTATCTGGAATACAGAACCGGTTGTACAGGCATTAAGCTACCGGCTGTTGTATACCTGCAGGGATAACGATTGGGCTAATGACGTTATACAGTCTGTTGAGTTGGAAGAACCTGTAATTCAATGGGCGCTTAGCGCATTTGAAGTAGCCGAGGTACATAAAGATGCATTTGGCAACACCCTTGAAAGTGGCGACACTGTAACACTTACCCAGGGTTTGAATGTAAAAGGAACCAGCTTTACTGCAGCTAAAGGAACGGTGGTGAAAAGAATAAGACTGGTACCGGATAATGTAGAGCAGATTGAAGGAAAGATCAACGATCAGACTATTGTTATTCTTACCAAATACGTAAAGAAAGGTTAG
- a CDS encoding SRPBCC family protein, protein MTNNVIIETQMLVRKPVQIVFNAFIDPLITTKFWFTKSSGPLQEGTTVTWEWEMYQVSSNVTTKKIIPGQFISTEWGDPATTVDYEFNALTEDTTYVVIKNYGFNLSGEALIAAVMNNTGGFTTVLDGLKAYLEYGIELHLVGDKFIKK, encoded by the coding sequence ATGACAAATAATGTGATCATTGAAACCCAAATGCTGGTACGCAAGCCGGTGCAAATTGTTTTTAATGCCTTTATTGATCCGTTAATCACAACAAAATTCTGGTTTACCAAGTCCAGCGGCCCCTTACAGGAAGGGACCACCGTAACCTGGGAATGGGAGATGTATCAGGTTTCGAGTAATGTCACAACTAAAAAAATTATACCTGGACAATTCATTTCAACAGAATGGGGAGACCCCGCTACTACTGTTGATTATGAATTCAATGCATTAACGGAAGACACCACTTATGTGGTAATAAAAAATTACGGCTTTAATCTTTCCGGTGAGGCATTGATTGCTGCAGTGATGAACAATACCGGTGGGTTTACCACTGTATTAGATGGTTTGAAAGCTTACCTGGAGTATGGCATAGAGCTCCACCTGGTAGGTGATAAGTTTATAAAAAAGTAA
- a CDS encoding RNA polymerase sigma-70 factor has product MMHEDRLPDNVFTEKWKHLIAAGNEDAFREMFNAYAGRLTAFAFSITKNKEASIEIMDEVFIKIWKHKEQLTRITNITTYLYTATKNTALNFLSHKSRETHLQAFDFINIELMEEERPDQRLISSEILSKIKKAVEGLPPRCKIIFKLVREDGLKYKEAAEVLGVSEKTIDAQMVIAVKRIGDAVGSYFDCFPARFQKK; this is encoded by the coding sequence ATGATGCACGAAGATAGATTGCCCGATAACGTTTTTACTGAGAAGTGGAAGCACCTGATTGCCGCTGGTAATGAAGATGCTTTCAGGGAGATGTTCAATGCCTATGCCGGCCGTTTAACGGCATTTGCTTTTTCCATTACCAAGAACAAAGAAGCGTCAATTGAAATAATGGACGAAGTGTTCATTAAGATATGGAAACATAAAGAACAGCTGACCCGGATTACCAATATAACTACCTACCTATATACGGCTACTAAAAATACGGCACTCAATTTCTTATCTCATAAAAGCAGGGAAACTCATTTGCAGGCGTTCGACTTTATTAATATTGAGCTTATGGAAGAAGAGCGTCCTGACCAGCGATTGATATCGTCCGAAATTTTATCAAAAATTAAAAAAGCGGTAGAAGGACTTCCTCCCAGGTGTAAAATAATTTTTAAGCTGGTTCGCGAAGATGGCTTAAAATATAAGGAAGCTGCAGAAGTACTGGGCGTTTCGGAGAAGACCATAGATGCCCAGATGGTGATTGCGGTAAAGCGTATAGGAGACGCTGTCGGCAGTTATTTTGATTGTTTTCCCGCCAGGTTTCAAAAAAAATAA
- a CDS encoding FecR family protein, with protein MKEELAILLSRKLSGEATPAELKKLGEWIRDNPQDHYVIESVQLYWHSMPGQDFFNISDNAHFERILNKAETSAVPLYGLQKAEKKDRPLWLKWIAAAAFIGFAIVAAIMFQQQLQKGDGAKNDIVTSRGIRSKIILPDGTKVWLNADTRLNFDKKFNGALREVYLDGEAFFDVVQNKERPFIVHTSDIDIRVLGTAFNVKSYKEEATIEATLIHGSIQV; from the coding sequence ATGAAGGAAGAACTGGCCATACTACTATCCCGTAAATTATCAGGGGAGGCTACGCCCGCGGAATTAAAGAAACTCGGGGAATGGATCAGGGACAACCCTCAGGATCATTATGTTATTGAGTCGGTTCAGCTGTATTGGCACAGTATGCCTGGACAGGACTTTTTTAATATTTCGGATAATGCGCATTTTGAGCGGATACTGAATAAAGCTGAAACATCCGCTGTTCCACTGTATGGTTTACAAAAGGCGGAGAAAAAAGACCGGCCATTGTGGTTGAAATGGATCGCTGCGGCTGCCTTTATTGGCTTTGCAATTGTAGCCGCGATCATGTTCCAGCAACAGTTGCAAAAAGGCGATGGCGCGAAGAACGATATTGTAACCAGCCGGGGAATAAGGTCAAAGATCATTTTACCCGATGGTACCAAAGTTTGGCTGAACGCCGATACGAGGCTGAATTTTGATAAAAAGTTTAATGGCGCGTTAAGGGAGGTTTATCTGGATGGAGAAGCTTTTTTCGATGTTGTCCAAAATAAGGAACGGCCCTTTATTGTGCATACTTCGGATATTGACATACGGGTACTGGGTACCGCATTCAATGTGAAGTCGTATAAAGAGGAGGCTACAATTGAGGCAACCCTGATCCATGGCTCCATACAGGTGTAA
- a CDS encoding FecR domain-containing protein, whose protein sequence is MESPDHLPMVQQKEPQYLVSKIAVNESNDSSIVETAWVHNRLLFDGDSFRELAIKMERWFDVQIKFESTEVANYRLRGAFEDETIGEALKALQQIANFKFTVRDKTVTIAK, encoded by the coding sequence GTGGAGTCGCCTGATCACCTGCCCATGGTTCAACAAAAAGAACCTCAATACCTGGTGTCAAAAATTGCGGTAAACGAAAGCAATGACTCATCGATTGTAGAAACTGCCTGGGTCCACAACCGGTTATTGTTTGACGGAGATTCATTTAGAGAACTGGCGATAAAGATGGAACGCTGGTTTGATGTACAAATAAAGTTTGAGAGCACAGAAGTAGCCAATTACCGTTTGCGCGGAGCATTCGAAGATGAAACGATTGGGGAAGCCTTAAAAGCCCTGCAACAAATCGCCAATTTTAAATTTACTGTAAGAGATAAAACTGTAACGATAGCTAAATAA
- a CDS encoding SusC/RagA family TonB-linked outer membrane protein encodes MKKNVLKGFLFPSGALLKTLLVMKLAIAIVLFTAFQVQAGNASGQGISLNLKNTDVKTVLAAIEKSTRYRFIYNYELSGLKAQLDFKAREASLTEVLNKLLEGNNLAYKKLNRNLIAIVSTIDEEKRQVEITGRVADTKGDPIPGASVTEKGTSNGVVTNNNGEYRITVGDGAVLVVSAVGFQQQEIIVGTQTEINVALETSVSSLNEVIVIGYGTQRKKDLTGSVAVVDMKELKAQPAASPLEALQGKAAGVQIVNDGSPGATPQIRIRGFSTINNNDPLFIIDGMPYQGKLSWLSSNDIESMQVLKDASAASIYGSRANNGVVIITTKKGRSGKPQVNLDIYYGSQNPNRSRFPTYLNPQQFADYLFTGYRNAGLDPTQTDYYGTNANQPTLPEYLLAGAVNGQKITAAMVDPSLYKYTTSQSTFYQITKANQQGTDWFRTITQNAPMQNYQLTVSGGTEKSNYAVSGGYLNQEGIVKHTGFKRYTIRANTNFTLLNDRLQLGENIQYSRTQGVGFATNVNTPGSYMGEGSPIGWAYRVQTIIPVYDIMGNFAGSRGNLLGNAENPLAVLVRGKDNLNTSNQFFGSAFADLKILEGLHLRTTYGVRYETWNGVSVTYPNPERAEGSYDNHSFSENMGWGTDWTWSNTLTYKKQFNENHELTILAGTEAIKANGRILRGSANGFYLMGDMNYYYMNTANSSPVAANDIIQPSSLYSILGRVDYSLMDKYLISATLRRDGSSRFGSTNQYGNFPAASVAWRLSNEDFFKRVTWINDLKLRAGYGVTGNQSIRDFEYLKRLQASLNNSFYPINGSLSSGVWIANYDNKDVKWEQAQSLNLGIDFTLFNNKLGGSFDVYNKKTKDLLYVLDLPAQAIGGGQSPFVNLGNMSNKGFEIALNYNYTSLSPTNPFSLDLGVNFSRNINELTKLADGVKRTFLLSNRSVQPSVLQAGLPFGAFYGYKVEGLFNSAEEIAGAATQPGAHLGGFRYADVSGPDGTPDGVINDDDRTFIGNPHPDFIYGFNVNARYHNFDVALFFNGSQGNDLFDMTRLYTDLSLFDGSVSDRMLDAWSPTNTNSNIPAPYRDRPAIEMLSNSYFVQDGSYLKLKLLQIGYNFKFKGTLQDKVKNCRLYVSGTNLFTVTNYTGLDPEVTSSPGTWAAPGVDMGMYPMSRQFLIGLNVTF; translated from the coding sequence ATGAAAAAAAACGTACTGAAGGGTTTTCTATTCCCTTCAGGGGCGCTGCTCAAAACCTTGCTTGTTATGAAGCTTGCTATTGCAATTGTGTTGTTTACTGCTTTTCAGGTACAGGCCGGCAATGCCTCGGGCCAGGGTATTTCTCTTAACCTAAAAAACACTGATGTTAAAACCGTGCTTGCTGCTATAGAAAAGAGCACGCGTTACCGGTTTATTTACAATTATGAGTTAAGCGGTTTAAAAGCCCAGCTGGATTTTAAAGCCAGGGAAGCTTCTTTAACAGAAGTGTTAAACAAGCTTCTGGAAGGGAACAACCTTGCCTACAAAAAGCTCAATAGAAATCTTATAGCAATTGTTTCCACGATTGATGAGGAGAAAAGACAGGTTGAAATCACAGGTAGGGTAGCCGATACGAAGGGCGATCCGATACCAGGTGCGTCAGTTACCGAAAAGGGAACAAGCAATGGTGTTGTTACCAACAATAACGGGGAGTATAGAATTACTGTGGGTGATGGCGCTGTATTGGTGGTGAGCGCTGTTGGCTTCCAGCAACAGGAGATAATTGTTGGCACACAAACAGAGATAAACGTAGCGCTGGAAACTTCGGTATCGAGTTTAAATGAAGTGATCGTGATCGGATATGGAACGCAACGTAAAAAGGATCTTACCGGTTCGGTGGCAGTGGTAGATATGAAGGAGTTGAAAGCACAGCCTGCTGCAAGCCCGTTAGAAGCATTACAAGGTAAAGCTGCCGGGGTGCAAATTGTAAATGACGGATCACCAGGCGCTACACCGCAAATTCGCATTCGTGGTTTTAGTACGATTAACAATAATGATCCTTTGTTTATCATAGATGGAATGCCTTACCAGGGTAAGCTAAGCTGGTTGAGTTCTAATGATATAGAAAGCATGCAGGTGTTGAAGGATGCGTCAGCGGCCTCTATATACGGATCAAGAGCAAACAACGGTGTGGTGATCATTACTACCAAAAAAGGCAGGTCGGGTAAACCGCAGGTTAACCTGGATATCTACTACGGCAGCCAAAATCCTAACCGTAGCAGATTCCCAACTTATTTAAATCCACAACAATTCGCCGATTATTTGTTTACGGGTTACAGAAATGCAGGACTGGATCCGACTCAGACCGATTATTACGGAACCAACGCCAATCAACCTACCTTACCAGAGTATTTATTGGCAGGCGCTGTTAACGGGCAAAAGATCACCGCTGCAATGGTCGATCCGTCGCTTTATAAATACACAACCAGCCAGAGTACTTTTTACCAGATAACCAAAGCCAACCAGCAGGGTACAGACTGGTTTAGAACCATTACTCAAAATGCACCCATGCAGAACTACCAGCTCACAGTGAGTGGCGGTACAGAAAAGTCCAACTATGCAGTAAGCGGTGGCTACCTCAACCAGGAGGGTATTGTAAAGCATACGGGGTTTAAGCGTTATACCATAAGAGCCAATACCAATTTTACTTTGTTAAATGACCGGTTACAGTTAGGTGAGAATATCCAGTATTCAAGAACCCAGGGCGTTGGATTTGCAACGAATGTAAATACACCTGGCAGTTATATGGGCGAAGGCTCCCCTATAGGTTGGGCTTACCGTGTTCAAACCATTATTCCTGTATATGATATCATGGGCAACTTTGCAGGTAGCCGGGGTAATTTGTTGGGAAATGCAGAAAACCCCCTGGCAGTGCTGGTGCGCGGAAAAGATAATTTAAACACCAGTAACCAGTTTTTTGGAAGCGCTTTTGCCGATCTTAAAATCCTGGAAGGCCTTCATTTAAGAACGACCTACGGTGTCAGATATGAAACATGGAACGGTGTCTCCGTAACCTATCCTAATCCTGAACGTGCAGAAGGTAGTTATGATAACCACTCCTTTAGCGAAAATATGGGTTGGGGTACCGACTGGACATGGTCGAATACATTGACCTATAAAAAGCAGTTCAACGAAAATCATGAGCTCACTATTCTGGCAGGTACTGAAGCCATCAAGGCAAATGGCCGGATACTAAGAGGTTCCGCTAATGGTTTTTACCTAATGGGCGATATGAACTATTATTATATGAATACGGCTAACTCCTCGCCCGTAGCAGCCAATGATATTATACAACCCAGTTCGCTATACTCTATATTGGGTAGGGTGGATTATAGCCTGATGGATAAATACCTGATTTCTGCTACACTACGCCGGGATGGTTCTTCCAGGTTTGGCTCCACCAACCAGTACGGAAATTTTCCTGCCGCCAGCGTGGCATGGCGTCTTTCCAATGAAGACTTTTTCAAAAGAGTTACCTGGATCAATGATCTGAAACTTCGTGCGGGCTATGGTGTTACGGGTAACCAGTCCATTCGCGATTTTGAATATCTGAAAAGATTACAGGCTTCTCTTAACAATTCATTCTATCCCATTAACGGCAGCTTATCCAGCGGTGTGTGGATCGCCAATTACGATAATAAAGATGTAAAATGGGAACAGGCCCAATCTTTAAATCTTGGGATAGATTTTACTTTATTTAATAATAAGTTAGGGGGATCCTTCGATGTGTATAATAAAAAGACGAAGGACCTGTTATATGTATTGGACCTGCCGGCGCAGGCAATCGGAGGCGGACAATCGCCGTTTGTGAACCTCGGCAATATGAGTAATAAGGGATTTGAAATAGCATTGAATTATAACTATACAAGTCTTTCTCCAACCAATCCTTTTTCATTAGATCTCGGAGTAAATTTTTCGAGGAATATCAATGAGTTAACCAAGCTGGCCGACGGCGTAAAAAGAACCTTCCTGTTAAGTAACCGTTCCGTACAGCCATCGGTGCTACAGGCTGGACTTCCATTTGGTGCCTTTTACGGGTATAAGGTAGAAGGATTATTTAACTCTGCAGAAGAAATTGCAGGTGCAGCTACACAGCCAGGGGCGCATCTGGGCGGTTTCAGGTATGCTGATGTATCGGGGCCCGACGGTACACCTGATGGAGTGATTAATGATGATGACCGTACTTTTATCGGAAATCCGCACCCCGATTTTATTTATGGGTTCAACGTGAATGCCCGCTATCATAATTTCGATGTTGCCTTATTTTTCAACGGCTCTCAGGGCAACGACCTGTTTGATATGACAAGGCTGTACACAGACCTGAGTTTGTTTGATGGGTCGGTAAGCGACAGAATGCTGGATGCCTGGAGCCCCACCAATACCAATAGTAATATACCGGCTCCTTACAGGGACCGGCCCGCCATCGAGATGCTCTCCAATAGTTATTTTGTACAGGATGGAAGTTATCTCAAATTGAAACTGTTACAGATAGGCTACAACTTTAAGTTTAAAGGTACACTGCAGGATAAGGTTAAAAACTGCAGGCTATATGTAAGTGGCACTAATTTATTCACGGTTACCAACTACACTGGTTTAGATCCTGAAGTTACGTCCTCACCCGGAACCTGGGCGGCGCCGGGGGTAGATATGGGAATGTATCCCATGTCGCGTCAGTTCCTGATAGGCTTAAATGTTACATTCTAA